A single Brucella intermedia LMG 3301 DNA region contains:
- a CDS encoding Ku protein codes for MAPRANWKGQLKIEQLLCPVALYTAASTSERVSFHLINRKTGNRLSREFVDSDTGKPVSRDNQVKGYEVSSGSYLSFDEEEIASAIPESNKTLNVTRFVKCDEIDDVYLDRPYYLAPAGDDESFTLVREGMKAEKVAAIAEAVLFRRARQVLIRPDNQGLIATTLNFQYEVRAAAEAFADLGSFKFDREMLDLAKHIIDTKMGSFDPASFDDRYDAALADLIKAKIEGKPLRKPAAPKTADVIDLKEALRRSAGLDGGGRTSAKAKKGKPKSRTESGVKSRKRAG; via the coding sequence ATGGCACCCCGTGCAAATTGGAAAGGCCAACTGAAGATCGAGCAGCTTTTGTGCCCTGTCGCACTCTACACGGCAGCATCGACTTCAGAGCGCGTTTCGTTTCATCTGATCAATCGCAAGACCGGAAACCGGCTCAGCCGGGAGTTCGTGGACAGCGACACGGGCAAGCCTGTGTCGCGCGATAACCAGGTCAAGGGTTACGAGGTTTCGTCCGGCTCCTATTTGAGTTTCGACGAAGAGGAAATCGCCTCGGCCATTCCCGAAAGCAACAAGACACTCAATGTCACCCGTTTCGTCAAATGCGACGAGATCGACGATGTCTATCTTGACCGGCCATATTATCTCGCACCTGCGGGAGATGACGAAAGTTTCACGCTCGTGCGTGAGGGCATGAAAGCTGAAAAGGTGGCGGCGATTGCAGAGGCTGTCCTTTTTCGCCGTGCGCGACAGGTTCTCATCCGTCCCGACAATCAGGGCTTGATCGCCACTACGCTCAATTTCCAGTACGAGGTGCGCGCCGCGGCGGAGGCATTCGCCGATCTTGGCTCCTTCAAGTTCGATCGGGAAATGCTCGATCTGGCGAAACACATCATCGATACCAAGATGGGCAGCTTTGACCCGGCCAGCTTCGACGACCGTTACGATGCCGCCCTGGCAGATTTGATCAAGGCAAAGATTGAAGGCAAGCCGCTCAGGAAACCGGCTGCGCCGAAGACCGCAGACGTTATCGATCTGAAGGAGGCCCTTCGCAGGAGCGCGGGCCTCGACGGGGGCGGGCGAACGTCAGCCAAAGCAAAAAAAGGCAAGCCGAAGTCGCGAACTGAATCTGGCGTGAAGTCTCGCAAGAGGGCAGGGTGA
- the ligD gene encoding DNA ligase D has translation MGQPLETYRKKRDFTLTSEPRGKSARAKGDLFVVQKHDARRLHYDFRLEMDGVLKSWAVTRGPSLVPGEKRLAVHVEDHPLEYAGFEGTIPKGEYGGGTVIVWDTGRWKSTGDAHKQYKKGHLEFELTGEKLKGRWHLVRMHGKPGEKRENWLLIKGEDDFAREPDEPDILEEKPESVKTGRVIADVEDEEPGWSSKTGRIKKKKPAPAKKPAASRPTNSQKRAMPDFIEPELATLVPAAPEGDRWLHEIKFDGYRIQAHVAQGEVKLYSRSGLDWTEKFGQQIVADLVGTGVDEAIFDGEIVVENQSGLSDFSALQEDLSEGRSDRFTYYLFDLLHVDGNDLRQTPLVERKKLLEKLLSKASSTLRFSEAFDADGAAVWENACGLGLEGIVSKLKNAAYKSGRSNDWRKSKCIGRQEFVIAGYVPSTATRGAIGSLLLGVQDKKGLVPVGRVGTGFSVKVAKELYKRLYAMRLDESPFAVPLTADERRGAKFVKPQLVAEIEFRAWTADKRLRHASFRGLREDKAASDVRWEEQNVPARVSDKDTQKIDVKLTHPDRVYWPGEGVTKQGLADYYAEVWPRIEPFIVNRPLALLRCPTGIEGEFFFQKHAWKGLNEHIVEVQDPKDKDEEPYISIRDFNGLIGLVQAGTLEIHPWGSTLKNWELPDTLTMDLDPGEGVSWPRVIEAATETRERLEKLGLTTFVKTSGGKGLHVVVPLKPKADWDTLKSFTKAIADQMAADSSDRYVSTISKAKRKGKILIDYLRNQRGMTAVAPYSPRARPGAGVSMPLAWEEVTPAIGPAHFTILNTPTRLAALKSDPWQDFRSAETPLPKMKKQGG, from the coding sequence ATGGGACAGCCACTCGAAACCTACCGCAAGAAACGCGATTTCACCCTGACCAGCGAGCCGAGGGGCAAGTCTGCACGGGCGAAAGGTGATCTTTTCGTCGTGCAGAAACATGATGCGCGCAGGCTGCATTATGACTTTCGCCTCGAAATGGACGGCGTCCTGAAAAGCTGGGCCGTGACGCGGGGCCCAAGCCTCGTTCCCGGCGAAAAGCGCCTTGCGGTGCATGTCGAGGATCATCCTCTCGAATATGCGGGCTTCGAAGGCACGATACCCAAGGGCGAATATGGCGGCGGCACGGTAATCGTCTGGGATACGGGGCGTTGGAAATCCACCGGCGATGCACATAAGCAATACAAGAAAGGGCATCTGGAGTTTGAACTCACCGGAGAAAAACTCAAAGGGCGATGGCATCTGGTCCGTATGCACGGAAAGCCGGGCGAGAAGCGGGAGAATTGGCTTCTCATCAAGGGAGAGGATGATTTCGCCCGCGAACCCGATGAACCTGACATTCTCGAGGAAAAGCCTGAATCGGTGAAGACCGGTCGCGTGATCGCCGATGTTGAGGACGAAGAGCCGGGGTGGTCATCGAAAACCGGTCGCATCAAGAAGAAGAAGCCAGCCCCCGCAAAGAAACCTGCAGCCTCACGTCCCACGAACAGCCAGAAGCGAGCGATGCCGGATTTTATCGAGCCGGAACTCGCTACGCTCGTACCGGCTGCACCTGAAGGAGACCGCTGGCTCCACGAGATAAAGTTCGATGGCTATCGTATCCAGGCCCATGTTGCGCAGGGCGAGGTCAAGCTTTATTCGCGCAGCGGGCTGGATTGGACCGAAAAATTCGGTCAGCAGATCGTCGCCGATCTTGTAGGAACAGGCGTGGACGAAGCCATTTTCGATGGCGAGATAGTTGTCGAAAATCAGTCGGGACTGTCCGATTTTTCTGCCCTGCAGGAAGATTTGAGCGAGGGGCGGTCAGATCGTTTCACCTACTATCTCTTTGATCTTCTTCATGTGGACGGCAATGACCTTCGCCAGACACCGCTGGTTGAGCGCAAAAAGCTGCTCGAAAAACTGCTTTCCAAAGCGTCGTCCACTCTGCGTTTCAGCGAGGCTTTCGATGCCGATGGTGCGGCGGTATGGGAGAATGCGTGCGGACTTGGTCTCGAGGGGATTGTGTCGAAGCTCAAGAATGCAGCCTACAAAAGCGGACGCAGCAACGACTGGCGCAAGTCCAAATGCATTGGACGGCAGGAATTTGTAATTGCGGGCTATGTTCCTTCAACGGCAACAAGAGGGGCGATTGGCTCGCTGCTCCTGGGCGTACAGGATAAAAAGGGGCTGGTTCCGGTAGGGCGGGTTGGAACGGGCTTTTCGGTCAAGGTCGCCAAGGAACTCTACAAACGACTGTACGCCATGCGGTTGGACGAAAGCCCTTTCGCAGTGCCGTTGACAGCAGATGAAAGGCGCGGCGCGAAGTTCGTCAAGCCGCAGCTGGTGGCCGAGATCGAGTTTCGCGCCTGGACCGCCGACAAGCGATTGCGCCACGCTTCCTTCAGGGGGCTGCGTGAGGATAAGGCCGCCAGCGATGTCAGATGGGAGGAGCAAAACGTGCCAGCTCGTGTTTCCGACAAGGATACCCAGAAGATCGATGTGAAGCTTACTCATCCCGACCGGGTCTACTGGCCGGGCGAAGGTGTCACCAAGCAGGGGCTCGCCGATTATTATGCCGAGGTCTGGCCTCGCATCGAACCTTTCATCGTCAATCGCCCTTTGGCGTTGCTGCGCTGCCCGACCGGTATCGAGGGAGAATTCTTCTTTCAGAAACATGCATGGAAAGGGCTGAACGAGCATATTGTCGAAGTTCAGGACCCGAAGGACAAGGACGAGGAACCCTATATCAGCATCCGGGACTTCAATGGGCTGATCGGTCTGGTACAAGCCGGGACACTGGAAATTCACCCTTGGGGATCAACGCTCAAGAACTGGGAGCTGCCCGATACGCTGACGATGGATCTCGATCCGGGCGAAGGGGTATCCTGGCCGCGCGTGATTGAAGCTGCTACCGAGACCAGGGAACGTCTGGAAAAACTGGGATTGACGACCTTTGTCAAAACGTCCGGCGGGAAGGGCCTGCATGTGGTGGTGCCGCTGAAGCCGAAAGCTGACTGGGACACGCTGAAAAGCTTTACCAAGGCTATCGCCGACCAGATGGCTGCGGACAGCTCGGATCGTTATGTATCCACGATTTCCAAGGCCAAGCGCAAAGGCAAGATTCTTATCGATTATCTGCGCAATCAGCGCGGCATGACGGCCGTAGCCCCTTATTCTCCCCGCGCACGTCCCGGTGCCGGAGTTTCCATGCCGCTCGCCTGGGAGGAAGTCACTCCGGCAATTGGCCCTGCGCATTTTACCATTCTCAACACGCCGACCCGGCTGGCTGCGCTGAAAAGCGATCCCTGGCAGGATTTTCGCAGCGCGGAAACGCCGCTGCCGAAAATGAAGAAGCAAGGCGGGTGA
- a CDS encoding ABC transporter ATP-binding protein, which yields MATIELEKLVKRYGKVEAVRAIDLQIKDGEFVVFVGPSGCGKSTTLRMIAGLEDISGGHLKIGGEVVNERDPKQRNIAMVFQNYAIYPHMTVRQNIGFGLYTSKLSKAEKDKRIEETGKALGLEPYLDRRPAALSGGQRQRVAIGRAMVRNPSAFLFDEPLSNLDAQLRAQMRIEIKRLHQRLKTTTVYVTHDQVEAMTMADRIVVMRDGRILQTGTPTELYENPTDVFTARFIGSPSMNLIAGRRSGAGVELAPDGDILIGVRPHDLKVEEGTANGLSLTGTVTAVEPLGAETLVHLDVNGVSVIATAPGKVIPATGGTLSVSAPAGSLYLFDARTEKSLGRL from the coding sequence ATGGCAACCATCGAACTTGAAAAGCTGGTCAAGCGTTATGGCAAGGTCGAGGCGGTCCGGGCAATCGATCTCCAGATCAAGGACGGCGAATTCGTCGTTTTTGTCGGGCCTTCAGGCTGTGGCAAGTCCACCACCTTGCGCATGATTGCAGGGCTTGAGGATATTTCTGGCGGTCATCTCAAGATCGGCGGTGAAGTCGTCAATGAACGTGACCCCAAACAACGCAACATCGCCATGGTGTTCCAGAACTATGCGATCTATCCGCATATGACCGTGCGCCAGAACATCGGTTTCGGGCTCTACACGTCGAAGCTGTCTAAAGCCGAGAAGGACAAGCGCATTGAGGAAACCGGCAAGGCGCTGGGGCTGGAACCCTATCTCGACCGTCGCCCGGCAGCGTTGTCCGGTGGCCAGCGCCAGCGCGTCGCCATCGGCCGCGCCATGGTGCGCAATCCGTCGGCCTTCCTGTTCGATGAGCCGCTGTCGAATCTCGATGCCCAGCTTCGCGCCCAAATGCGCATTGAAATCAAGCGCTTGCATCAGCGCCTCAAGACGACGACCGTTTATGTGACCCACGATCAGGTCGAGGCCATGACCATGGCCGACCGCATCGTCGTCATGCGGGATGGCCGTATTCTTCAGACCGGCACACCGACAGAGCTTTATGAAAACCCGACCGATGTGTTTACGGCACGCTTCATCGGCAGCCCGTCGATGAACCTGATTGCCGGCCGCCGAAGCGGTGCGGGCGTCGAACTTGCACCCGATGGCGACATTCTGATCGGCGTTCGCCCGCACGACCTCAAAGTCGAGGAGGGAACGGCCAATGGCCTGTCGCTTACCGGTACGGTGACGGCGGTTGAGCCGCTTGGTGCGGAAACGCTCGTGCATCTCGATGTCAACGGCGTTTCGGTCATTGCAACGGCGCCGGGCAAGGTCATTCCCGCAACGGGCGGCACGCTTTCCGTGTCTGCGCCAGCCGGAAGCCTTTATCTCTTCGATGCCAGGACCGAGAAGAGCCTGGGCCGCCTATGA
- a CDS encoding carbohydrate ABC transporter permease — MTASAQNKPLPFQNLRPGRIVTWTLLLIGGLIMITPLAFMFSTSLKTAGQVYDLRLIPAEPTLQNYVTILADGRFLRWFLNSMIVAVVVTLSNVFFDSLVGYTLAKFQFRGRYFIFLAILSTLMIPTEMLVIPWYLMSSKLGWLDSYWGIMFPGMMTAFGTFLMKQFFEGVPNDFLEAARVDGLNEFQIWWKVAMPLVTPALSALAIFTFLGNWTAFFWPLIVATSPELYTLPVGLSSFAVEQSIQWEMIMTGAAIATLPTLVVFLLLQRYIVRGVMLAGLKG, encoded by the coding sequence ATGACAGCGTCCGCTCAAAACAAACCGCTCCCGTTCCAGAACCTGCGGCCCGGTCGCATCGTGACATGGACATTGCTGCTTATCGGCGGCCTCATCATGATCACGCCGCTGGCCTTCATGTTCTCCACCTCGCTCAAGACGGCAGGGCAGGTCTACGACCTGCGCCTGATACCGGCAGAGCCGACATTGCAGAACTATGTCACCATTCTCGCCGATGGCCGCTTCCTCCGCTGGTTCCTGAATTCGATGATCGTTGCAGTCGTGGTCACGCTGTCGAACGTGTTCTTCGACAGTCTCGTCGGCTATACGCTGGCGAAATTCCAGTTCCGCGGACGCTATTTCATCTTCCTCGCCATTTTGTCCACGCTGATGATCCCCACCGAAATGCTGGTGATCCCCTGGTATCTCATGTCGAGCAAGCTCGGCTGGCTGGACAGCTACTGGGGCATCATGTTCCCCGGCATGATGACGGCCTTCGGCACCTTCCTTATGAAGCAGTTCTTTGAAGGCGTTCCCAACGACTTTCTGGAAGCTGCCCGCGTCGATGGTCTCAACGAATTCCAGATATGGTGGAAAGTGGCCATGCCGCTTGTGACGCCTGCGCTCTCGGCGCTCGCAATCTTCACCTTCCTCGGCAACTGGACCGCATTCTTCTGGCCGCTGATCGTTGCCACCAGTCCGGAGCTTTACACGCTGCCGGTCGGGCTTTCGAGCTTCGCCGTCGAGCAGTCCATCCAATGGGAAATGATCATGACCGGCGCAGCCATCGCCACGCTTCCCACGCTCGTCGTCTTTCTTCTTCTCCAGCGTTACATCGTGCGCGGTGTCATGCTTGCTGGCCTCAAGGGTTGA
- a CDS encoding carbohydrate kinase family protein, which yields MMPQQFRRPAVLSIGRIYCDLIFTGLQSLPQPGREVFAENMKMAAGGGAFISAAHLAHAGRAVALVARLGFDGLSRGLEPDLKIDGVDLRFLERADDAGPQVTVASVIGNDRAFLSRRAGSALPTTLSAALQWKDAGHLHIAEFATLHEIPDLVRQAKAAGLSVSLDPSWDDARIHDPSLLAACEGVDIFLPNREEAQAITGYDDPAKALDALAVHFPVVALKGGGEGAWLRTADSNIHMAAKDVPVVDTTGAGDAFNAGFIDSWLEGHDVHRALAAGIEYGSLAVQAAGGASILRSPDRLAG from the coding sequence ATGATGCCGCAACAGTTCAGGCGTCCGGCTGTCCTCAGCATCGGACGGATTTATTGCGACCTCATCTTCACCGGGCTGCAATCGCTGCCGCAGCCGGGACGCGAGGTCTTTGCAGAAAACATGAAGATGGCGGCGGGAGGCGGTGCTTTCATTTCCGCGGCGCATCTCGCCCATGCGGGAAGGGCGGTTGCGCTGGTTGCGCGGCTTGGCTTCGACGGACTGTCACGCGGGCTTGAGCCGGATCTGAAGATCGACGGTGTCGATCTGCGCTTTCTGGAGCGGGCCGACGATGCCGGGCCGCAGGTGACGGTGGCAAGCGTGATCGGCAATGACCGCGCATTTCTGTCGCGCCGCGCCGGTTCGGCGCTTCCCACAACCCTTTCTGCTGCCTTGCAATGGAAGGATGCAGGGCATTTGCATATTGCTGAATTTGCAACGCTGCACGAAATCCCTGACCTCGTGCGGCAGGCAAAGGCGGCGGGTCTGTCCGTCTCGCTCGACCCAAGTTGGGACGATGCGCGGATCCATGATCCAAGCCTGCTTGCCGCCTGTGAAGGCGTCGATATCTTCCTGCCAAACCGCGAGGAAGCGCAGGCCATCACCGGCTACGATGACCCCGCAAAGGCGCTCGATGCGCTGGCGGTCCATTTCCCGGTCGTCGCTCTCAAGGGGGGCGGCGAGGGCGCGTGGCTGCGCACTGCTGATTCCAATATTCATATGGCGGCAAAGGATGTGCCGGTTGTCGATACGACCGGGGCCGGCGATGCCTTCAATGCCGGTTTCATCGATTCCTGGCTCGAAGGTCACGATGTTCATCGTGCACTCGCTGCCGGTATCGAATATGGAAGCCTTGCAGTGCAGGCGGCGGGCGGCGCTTCCATCCTGCGTTCGCCTGACCGTCTGGCGGGATAA
- the argH gene encoding argininosuccinate lyase codes for MSDLDPRLSDKSVFPDPVYKKTVLRPLFDGAKTHHVDGFRRIDRAHLVMLVETGILDREQAAAIAGALEAIDREIDPAKLTYTGEVEDFFFLIEKELKARIGADIAGRLHTARSRNDIDHTLFKLGLKARIDTLMAQARNLLDAMIEAAEREKQTLIVAYTHGQPAQPSTFGHYLSAAIEVLIRDMERMEAARAIVNMSPMGAAAITTSGFPIDRAQVAGLLGFAAPLSNSYSCIAAVDYITSTYSALELMFVHLGRLIQDFQFWTSFEVGQIYVPNAFVQISSIMPQKRNPVPVEHMRHLASQTMGRARTVLDVMHNTPFTDMNDSEGETQQMGYEAFASAGRVLELLAAFIGAIRIDPARVAENIRRSCITITELADSLVRIENLSFRQAHEIAAKVARSVVSMGGGLEKDGFEPFLEAFRESAGREPSFGREKFEELVSPQHFVAVRDRLGGPAPAAMNAALARHKAEADRFKAVAYDHAAAEAKAARELNEKFSALVEAR; via the coding sequence ATGTCCGATCTTGATCCACGGCTGTCCGATAAAAGCGTCTTTCCCGATCCGGTTTACAAGAAAACCGTGCTTCGCCCGCTTTTTGACGGCGCCAAGACCCACCATGTCGATGGCTTTCGCCGCATCGACCGCGCCCATCTCGTCATGCTGGTTGAAACCGGCATTCTCGACCGCGAACAGGCTGCAGCCATTGCCGGTGCGCTGGAAGCAATCGACAGGGAAATCGATCCTGCGAAACTGACTTATACCGGTGAGGTGGAGGACTTTTTCTTCCTCATCGAGAAGGAGCTGAAAGCGCGGATCGGCGCCGATATTGCAGGCCGCCTTCACACGGCGCGTTCGCGCAACGATATCGACCATACGCTGTTCAAGCTCGGCCTGAAAGCCCGTATCGATACGTTGATGGCGCAGGCGCGCAACCTGCTGGATGCAATGATTGAAGCCGCGGAACGCGAAAAGCAGACACTGATCGTCGCCTATACGCACGGCCAGCCTGCGCAGCCATCGACTTTCGGCCATTATCTTTCGGCGGCAATCGAGGTTCTCATTCGCGATATGGAACGAATGGAAGCTGCGCGCGCCATCGTCAACATGTCGCCCATGGGGGCGGCGGCCATCACCACCTCAGGCTTCCCGATCGATCGCGCACAGGTCGCTGGCCTGCTGGGCTTTGCCGCCCCCTTGTCCAATTCCTATAGCTGCATCGCAGCGGTGGATTACATCACCTCGACCTACTCGGCGCTGGAACTGATGTTCGTCCATCTCGGGCGTCTCATTCAGGACTTCCAGTTCTGGACCAGTTTCGAGGTCGGCCAGATTTATGTGCCGAATGCCTTCGTGCAGATTTCATCGATCATGCCGCAGAAACGCAATCCGGTTCCGGTGGAACATATGCGCCATCTGGCAAGCCAGACCATGGGCCGCGCCCGCACTGTTCTGGATGTGATGCACAACACGCCCTTCACAGACATGAACGACAGTGAAGGCGAAACGCAGCAGATGGGCTATGAGGCATTCGCTTCCGCAGGCCGCGTGCTCGAACTTCTGGCCGCTTTCATCGGTGCGATCCGCATCGATCCGGCCCGTGTCGCGGAAAACATCCGCCGTTCCTGCATCACGATCACCGAACTGGCGGACTCACTGGTCCGTATCGAAAACCTCTCTTTCCGCCAGGCGCATGAAATCGCGGCCAAGGTTGCTCGCTCTGTCGTGTCGATGGGCGGCGGGCTGGAAAAGGATGGTTTCGAACCTTTCCTTGAAGCATTCCGCGAATCCGCCGGACGCGAGCCATCCTTCGGGCGTGAGAAGTTTGAAGAACTGGTGTCGCCGCAGCATTTCGTGGCTGTGCGTGATCGTCTCGGCGGTCCGGCACCGGCCGCGATGAATGCAGCGCTTGCGCGGCATAAGGCGGAAGCAGATCGCTTCAAGGCGGTGGCTTACGATCATGCAGCCGCAGAGGCCAAGGCTGCTCGCGAACTCAATGAAAAATTCAGTGCACTTGTGGAGGCACGCTGA